In Electrophorus electricus isolate fEleEle1 chromosome 1, fEleEle1.pri, whole genome shotgun sequence, a single window of DNA contains:
- the hs3st3b1a gene encoding heparan sulfate glucosamine 3-O-sulfotransferase 3B1a — MEYSLLCHSSYVSFQPVKNKLLVYCIMLSLWAYMLYCCIGYCSTMPSFMMESTGKGTEPEAELLMKTQAGHRGTVTEPDRRGPKALSRDLLNNVNEADSRAEDWDESKGEQRTSEESTATGVVNGSETKKLPQAIIIGVKKGGTRALLEFLRVHPDIRAVGAEPHFFDRNYEKGLEWYRELMPKTLEGQITMEKTPSYFVTKEVPGRIHAMSKDTKLIVVVRDPVTRAVSDYTQTRSKKPDIPSFESLAFKNATAGLIDATWSAVQIGMYARHLERWLLFFPVGHMLFVSGEQLISDPAGEMARVQEFLGLRRVVVEEHFHFNPAKGFPCLKKPASNSKPHCLGKTKGRTHPNIHPDVIQRLRDFYRPFNKKFYHMTGQDFGWD; from the exons ATGGAATATAGCTTGCTTTGCCACAGTTCCTACGTTTCGTTTCAGCCGGTGAAGAATAAACTTTTAGTTTACTGCATCATGCTGTCACTTTGGGCGTACATGCTTTACTGCTGCATTGGTTACTGCTCTACTATGCCGAGCTTCATGATGGAGTCCACTGGGAAGGGGACCGAGCCGGAGGCTGAACTGCTCATGAAGACGCAAGCCGGCCACCGCGGCACCGTGACGGAACCGGACCGCCGCGGACCCAAAGCACTATCGAGGGACCTGTTAAATAACGTCAACGAAGCGGACAGCAGAGCCGAAGACTGGGATGAAAGCAAGGGGGAGCAGAGAACCTCGGAAGAGAGCACCGCGACAGGTGTCGTCAACGGGTCGGAGACGAAAAAGTTACCCCAGGCTATTATCATAGGGGTAAAGAAGGGGGGCACACGGGCCCTGCTGGAGTTTCTCCGCGTGCATCCGGACATTCGGGCCGTAGGGGCAGAGCCGCACTTTTTCGATCGTAACTACGAAAAGGGACTTGAATGGTACAG AGAGCTGATGCCCAAGACTCTAGAGGGGCAGATCACCATGGAAAAGACGCCCAGCTACTTTGTCACCAAGGAGGTCCCGGGCCGCATCCACGCCATGTCGAAGGACACCAAACTGATTGTGGTGGTGCGTGACCCCGTGACGCGTGCCGTCTCCGACTACACCCAGACGCGCTCGAAGAAGCCCGACATCCCGTCCTTTGAGAGCCTGGCGTTCAAGAACGCGACGGCAGGCCTGATCGACGCCACATGGAGCGCCGTGCAGATCGGCATGTATGCCCGCCACCTGGAACGCTGGCTCCTTTTCTTCCCCGTTGGCCACATGCTCTTCGTGAGCGGCGAGCAACTGATCAGCGACCCCGCCGGCGAGATGGCCCGCGTACAGGAATTTCTGGGCCTCAGGAGGGTGGTGGTAGAGGAACACTTCCATTTCAACCCGGCAAAGGGCTTCCCCTGCCTGAAAAAGCCAGCGAGCAACAGCAAGCCCCACTGCCTGGGCAAAACCAAGGGGCGTACCCACCCAAACATCCACCCCGATGTCATTCAGCGGTTGCGAGACTTCTACAGGCCATTCAACAAAAAGTTTTACCACATGACTGGACAAGACTTTGGCTGGGATTGA